A single window of Watersipora subatra chromosome 11, tzWatSuba1.1, whole genome shotgun sequence DNA harbors:
- the LOC137407742 gene encoding protein FAM200C-like, whose amino-acid sequence MLSYRITRDKNPHTIGETLTCLLECTKIILGDTAAQKIADLSLLDSTVKSRIDDMSANIKRQIIEKIKSFPMFAVQLDESTDVASISQLMVFARYVHRKTIEKEFLFCSPLTETTTATDIMNLVSDFFSKEHLDWGKLIGVCTDGAPAMVGCRAGFAQLVKEKNPLVVSTHCFIHRQALAAKTLPKGL is encoded by the coding sequence ATGCTGTCTTACCGTATCACCAGAGACAAGAACCCACACACCATTGGTGAAACATTAACTTGTCTGCTGGAGTGTACTAAGATTATTCTCGGAGACACAGCCGCACAAAAGATAGCTGATTTATCCCTCTTAGACAGCACAGTGAAATCGAGGATCGATGATATGTCTGCGAACATAAAGAGGCAAATAATTGAAAAGATCAAGTCATTTCCCATGTTCGCCGTTCAACTTGATGAGTCTACTGATGTTGCTAGCATTTCACAGCTGATGGTGTTTGCACGCTATGTACACAGAAAGACAATTGAGAAAGAATTTCTCTTCTGCAGTCCTCTAACAGAGACCACCACAGCTACTGATATTATGAACCTGGTTTCCGACTTCTTCAGCAAAGAACATCTGGACTGGGGTAAACTAATTGGAGTTTGCACTGATGGTGCTCCAGCCATGGTTGGCTGTCGTGCTGGATTTGCACAGTTGGTAAAAGAAAAGAATCCTTTAGTGGTGAGTACCCATTGCTTCATTCACAGACAAGCGCTAGCAGCAAAAACTCTTCCCAAAGGATTGTAG
- the LOC137407743 gene encoding protein FAM200A-like: protein MDAVHSSLLFHTEVRWLSKSNMLLRFFNLRAEVNEFLKTHNKPKLLASMQVEGFRQCLAYLVDIFGSIDEVNTKMQGRGRNVWNVTDSINALKDKLKLWVERLATGNVKFSFPVLHSLVDKKAPSASLLTDKKHHLNSSIAEFERYFPKLDPRTEQLMSQTRDPFRRNVHEIPEQLQEEFLELTKNSALKDDFKELSIEHFWIQAQRLYPNISLATFKMLIPFASTYLCESAFLAMLTIKSRSRNRLEVEADLWCALSTTTPNIKILVSSKQTQKSH, encoded by the coding sequence ATGGATGCTGTGCACTCATCACTGTTGTTTCACACCGAAGTTCGATGGTTATCAAAGAGTAACATGCTTCTGCGTTTCTTCAATCTACGAGCAGAGGTCAATGAGTTCttgaaaactcataacaaaccCAAACTACTGGCTTCAATGCAGGTGGAAGGCTTCCGTCAGTGTCTTGCTTACCTGGTTGACATATTTGGTTCAATCGATGAAGTGAACACAAAGATGCAAGGTAGAGGCAGAAATGTGTGGAATGTAACTGATAGTATCAATGCATTGAAGGACAAGCTCAAACTCTGGGTGGAAAGACTGGCTACTGGGAatgtaaaattttcatttcCAGTTCTGCATTCATTAGTTGACAAGAAAGCTCCTTCCGCTTCTTTGCTAACCGACAAAAAGCATCACTTGAACAGCTcgatagcagagtttgagagatattttccaaagttaGATCCTAGGACAGAGCAATTGATGAGCCAGACCCGAGACCCTTTCAGGCGCAATGTCCACGAGATTCCGGAACAGCTTCAGGAGGAGTTTTTGGAGCTGACAAAAAACTCTGCATTAAAAGATGACTTCAAGGAGCTATCAATAGAGCACTTTTGGATTCAGGCCCAAAGATTGTATCCCAACATAAGCCTGGCCACTTTCAAGATGCTCATACCATTTGCTTCCACATATCTTTGCGAGTCAGCATTTTTAGCAATGCTAACCATAAAGAGCAGATCTAGAAACCGTCTGGAAGTAGAAGCTGACCTATGGTGTGCCCTATCTACAACAACtcctaacatcaaaattctggtcagctccaaacaaacacagaaatcacactag
- the LOC137407744 gene encoding putative methyltransferase DDB_G0268948, translating into MSVASSHNHDSLQKNTTERYFEDKLVAQNYAIYRPPYPDSVFIASVNFLNSNATNEANKFPFAVDVGCGTGHQSTVPLAKYFDSVLGVDISKEQISEAEKSKHPENVNFKVSAGESLPVEDETVSLLQAATAAHWMNLDKFYKEADRVLTPGGVIALFSYSSGFQTLDHHHSAEINAILEEMEDRPYKRGFYAAGNCKLKRRYTDNCFLIPYTDTVRLNNIPQPVTATVEGFLGFYSNQSPFRRMKEAEPDLTAKWMEDVTTRLLNTLETTGMSSEFTYNLEVHMLLGRKPHQPK; encoded by the exons ATGTCTGTCGCAAGCTCCCATAATCATGACAGTTTGCAAAAGAACACTACTGAGCGGTATTTTGAAGACAAACTAGTTGCACAGAATTATGCCATATACCGACCTCCGTATCCTGATTCAGTTTTTATAGCGTCTGTaaactttttaaacagcaac GCAACAAATGAAGCCAACAAATTTCCTTTTGCCGTTGATGTTGGCTGCGGTACTGGGCATCAATCTACAGTTCCACTAGCAAAATACTTTGACTCAGTGTTGGGGGTAGATATCAGTAAAGAACAGATATCAGAGGCCGAGAAAAGCAAACATCCGGAGAATGTTAACTTTAA GGTCTCAGCTGGCGAATCACTTCCTGTTGAGGATGAGACAGTGTCATTACTACAGGCAGCAACAGCAGCACACTGGATGAATTTAGATAAGTTTTATAAAGAGGCTGACAGAGTTTTAACTCCTGGAGGGGTTATTGCTCTGTTCAGTTATTCTAGTGGATTTCAAACATTGGACCATCACCATTCTGCTGAAATCAACGCTATACTCGAAGAG ATGGAAGATAGGCCTTATAAAAGAGGCTTTTATGCTGCAGGAAATTGCAAATTAAAACGTCGTTACACAGACAATTGTTTTCTGATCCCTTATACTGACACAGTCAG atTAAATAACATTCCACAGCCGGTAACAGCAACTGTTGAGGGATTTTTAGGATTCTATAGTAACCAGTCACCATTTCGGAGGATGAAAGAAGCTGAACCGGATTTGACTGCCAAATGGATGGAGGATGTTACAACCAG ATTGTTGAATACACTGGAAACAACTGGCATGTCCAGCGAGTTTACATATAATCTTGAAGTGCATATGTTACTTGGCCGGAAGCCACATCAACCCAAGTGA